The window GCTCGGAACTGGAGCGGTAGCAATGCAGGAAGAAGCGACCGTCCGGCTCGTTGAACACTTCTTCGGCCGCCGTGCCGTCGAGTCGATAGCGCAACAGTTTGTGCGGACGGTGGGTGTCGTCCAGTTCGCCGAAAAACAGCGTCAGGCTGTCGTTGGCCCAGGTCATGCTGCCGTCGCAGTCCTGGAATTCGAGCTCGCTGACACGACCGTTGGACAATTCCTTCACGAACAGCGTGTAAATCTCATCGCCCGTGGAGTCGATGCTGTAGGCCAGGCGCTGGTGGTCCGGGCTGATGCTGAACGCGCCCAGGGAGAAGAAGCCGCCATTGGCCAGTTCGTTCGGGTCCAGCAGCAGTTGCTCCTTGCTTTCATCGAGCTGCAGGCTGTCATCGGCCGGACGCGGGCAGCGGTAGTGGCGGGCGTATTCGTCTCCGGCGGTGGTGCGCGTGTAATACAGGAACGGGCCCCAAGGGGAGGGCAGCGACAGGTCGGTTTCGAGAATCCGGTCCTTGATCTCCTCGAACAGGGTTTCGCGCAGCCCGGCCTGATCGGCGGTTTGGGCCTCTTGATAGCGGTTTTCAGCCTTGAGGTAGTCGAGCACCGCGTCGGTGTCGCGCTCCTGCAGCCAGGCATACGGGTCAGGGCCGTCGGCCTTGTGGGCAATCGGGGCGCTGGTGACGTTGGCGGATAAGGGCATGAAGGACTCTCGGACGTTGTACGGAATAGGGCGCGCGCGTGTCTTGATGCCGCTGCAAATCCCTGTGGGAGCGGGCTTGCTCGCGAAGGGGCCTGCACATTCAACATCTGTGTTGGCTGACACACCGCATTCGTGAGCAAGCCCGCTCCCACAGGAGTCAGGCGTAGCGGCCAGGCATTGGAGCAAGCCTGACGGGCGAAAAGTCGTTACTATAAGCGCCTCTTTGCCTGCCTTGCCATGGACACCATGACCGAGAACGACTATCTGATCGCTTGGGGCCTCTACGCCTTTGCCGCTTTAGGCTGCCTGTTGGTGTGGATGCGCATCACCCGCTGGATGTGGCGTTGGCTGCGTGAACCGCTGCGGCTGCTGGTTGCCGTGCTGCTGTTCAGCCCGACCATCATCGATCCGGTGAAGGAAAAAGTGGCCCCGGCCATCGCCATCACCGCGCTCGATCTGCTGTTCAAGGTGGGCAATAACGCCTGGCGAGCGGTTTCCGATCTGTTCATGTACGGCATGATCGCCTTCGGCATCTACCTGGTTTTCGTGCTGATCCGTTTCCCGCTCGAACGCGCCTCCAACGCTCGCAAGGAACAGGCAGCCGCCGCCAAGGCCGCGGCCCGGGCCGACGATCCTGACGACGATCATCCGTTCGGCGGTGCCGGTGATGATCGTTACGGTCGGCCGCCAGTGCCGAGCAACCCTCAGCGTTTGCGGGTCGAACCGCGTTTGTAACCCGGCCTTGAAGCGAGAATCCGAGCATGTGTGAGTTATTGGGCATGAGCGCGAATGTGCCGACCGATATCGTGTTCAGCTTCACCGGGCTGATGCAACGCGGTGGTCGCACCGGCCCGCACCGTGACGGTTGGGGCATCGCCTTCTACGAGGGGCGCGGCCTGCGGCTGTTTCAGGACCCGGCGGCGAGCTGCGAGTCCGAAGTGGCGAACCTGGTGCAGCGTTATCCGATCAAAAGCGAAGTGGTGATCGGGCACATACGTCAGGCCAACGTCGGCAAGGTCTGCCTGTCCAACACGCACCCTTTTGTGCGTGAACTGTGGGGCCGCAACTGGTGTTTCGCCCACAATGGCCAGCTCGCGGATTTTCAGCCGATCAAAAGTTTTTACCGCCCCGTTGGTGACACTGACAGCGAAGCGGCGTTTTGCGATCTGCTCAACCGGGTACGTGCAGCGTTTCCGGAACCGGTAGAAATCGAAGCGTTGCTCCCGGACCTGGTCGCCGCTTGCGCCGAATACCGCAGCAAAGGCGTGTTCAATTGCCTGCTGAGCGACGGCGACTGGCTGTTCTGCTATTGCTCGACCAAGTTGGCCCAGATCACCCGTCGTGCGCCATTCGGCCCGGCGCGGTTGAAGGATGTCGATGTGATCGTCGACTTCCAGGCCGAAACCACGCCCAACGATGTGGTCACGGTGATCGCCACCGAACCCCTGACCGAAAACGAAACCTGGACCCGCTACGAACCGGGCCAATGGAGCCTCTGGCGACGCGGCGAATGCGTCAGCCAGGGCAAGACCGAATAAGGACTCACCCCTCATGTTGCTCAGTTATTTACGGCTGGTGTTGTTTGCGGCGGGCTTGTTGATCGGTGTCCAGGTGCCGGGGTTCATCAGCGATTACGCGAAACGGGTCGAGGCGCATCTGATCGAGGCGCAGACCGGCTTGAGTGGTTTCCAGGGCACGGCCAATCAATTCTTCAAAGGCGATATGCAGGCGCTGGTCGCTCATTACCGTGCCAGCGAAGACCCGATTTTCCGCAGCGACGCAGAGAGCCTGAGCACCTTGCTCACCCGTCAGTTGGCGCTCGATAAACAGTTCCAGGCCATGCAGGGCCCGTGGTACATCCGCGTCCTGCAGGTGGCGCTGGCGGCTGATCCGGATATTCGCAAGGAAACCTGGAATGGCTACAGCTACCAGATCCTGCTGACACCGGAAGCGATGATCTGGGGCATGAGTGGCGCGTTGCTGCTGTCCTTCGGCATCGAATGCCTGTTCCGTCTGATTGACTGGGTGGTGCTGGGCGGCAAACGACTGCGCCAGAGCCGTCCGATTGAAGACCGGGATGTGCGCGGGTTGTAAGGGGTCCAATGCGTTCCCTGTGGCGAGGGAGCTTTTGTGGCGAGGGAGCTTGCTCCCGCTCGGCTGCGCAGCAGTCGTAAATCCGGAAAATGCGGTTTGCCTGGCGCACTGAGGGTGTCTGTTTCGGGGCTGCTGCGCAGCCCAGCGGGAGCAAGTTCCCTCGCCACAGGGTTTGTGTATCAGGTTTAGACGGTTGGCTTGCTGAGGGAGATGTAGTCCTCGCCCACCTTGCGCGCATACCCCTCCAGCACCTGCTGACACAACGCGACAATCTCCTCGACCCACTCCACGCCCACTCGCCACGACACCACGACCTGCAAATTAGGCAGCTGTTGATCGATAGTCAGCAAGGTCAATTCCCCCCGCGCCAGCTCCTCGGCCACCAGGACCGGCGGCAACGCGCCAATCCCGAATCCGTCGCGCAGCAACCGGGTAATCGCCGACACCGAATTCACGCAGTTCAGCCGGGGTGTCATGACCCCGTTCGCCTGCATCAGACCCAGAATGTCCTGATGAGGATGTGAATTTTTCGAGTAAGTAATGATTCGCTCGCGAGCCAGGTCGGTAATGTCTGAGTACTCGCGGTTGTAGATCGAGCTACTGGCCACGATCCACCCCATCGGATGGCTTGCCAGCTCCAGGCTGCGCACACTTTCCTGGCGCACCAGGTCGGTTTGCAGGATCAGATCGAGAAAGCCTTTTTGCAGCTGATCGCAGAGGTTGAGCGCCGTATCGGCCACCAGCTCGATCTCCACCAGCGGATAGTGATCCATCATCTGTGCCACCAATGGGCTCAGCCAGGTGTGAATCACCGTGTCCATCACACCGATCCGCACGCGTCCGACCTTGCTCGAGCGCGTCTCGATCGACTGCTTGAGGGCCTGCATGGTGTCCATCATCTGCTCGGCGTATTCGAGCACTTTCAAGCCTTCCGGCGTCAGGCTCACTCCGCGCGAGTCGCGCAAAAACAACTTCACCCCGAGCTCGCCTTCGAGCACCGCGATGCGGCTGGAAATCGACGCCTGGGTGGTGAAGAGCTTGTCTGCCGTCAGGCGAAAACTCTTGAGTCGGGCGACCCAGACAAAGGTCTCGAGAAACTTCAGGTTCATGGGATTTGCTCGGGGATAAAGAATTCTTATGTCTAGGGCGGGGTTTTATTAGTTGGACGCAACAGGGCCGGGCGCCCAAAAATCAGGCCATCCGGTTCCCACGATAGGCGTCGTCGGGGCTCAGAACAATACCAATAAAATTTGCACGGAGATTTGCCATGAGTGCGCCCGACACGCTCGACATCCCCAAAGCCACGCCTCGCCCGGGACCTTTCGACTGGTACCGCAACATCAATCAGCAGGAACGCCGCACCTTCTGGAGCTGCAAGATCGGCTATGGCCTGGACGGCATGGACACGCAGATGCTCAGCTTCGTGGTGCCGACCCTGATTGCCATGTGGGGCATCACCACCGGCGAGGCCGGGCTGATCCATACCAGCACGCTGATTGCGTCGGCCATCGGCGGTTGGGTGGCGGGGATTCTGTCAGACCGCATCGGCCGCGTGCGCACCTTACAACTGACGGTGCTGTGGTTCGCCTTCTTCACCTTCCTCTGCGGCTTTGCGCAAAACTACGAACAACTGTTGATCAGCCGCACCCTGATGGGCTTCGGTTTTGGCGGTGAGTGGACTGCCGGCGCGGTGCTGATGGGCGAGGTGATTCGCGCCAAGGACCGCGGTAAAGCGGTGGGCATGGTGCAATCGGGCTGGGCGCTGGGTTGGGGGCTGACGGCGATTCTCTATGCGCTGCTGTTCTCGGTATTGCCGCCGGAAGATGCCTGGCGCGCGCTGTTCATCCTCGGCATCGTGCCGGCCATCTTCGTGATTTTCGTCCGTCGACTGGTCAAGGACCCGGAAATCTACCGCGAAGCCAAGGCCAAGCAGGAACCGGGCAATGCCGCGAAGTTCTACGAGATTTTTGCCCCCGGCATCCTCTTCACCACGATCCGCGCTTCGGTGTTGACCACCGGCGCTCTGGGCGGCTACTACGCGATCACCTCCTGGCTGCCGACTTTTCTGAAGAACGAACGCGGTTTGAGCGTACTCGGCACGGGCGGTTATCTGGCGATGGTGATCGTCGGTTCCTACGTCGGCTACGTCATCAGCGCTTATTTGACTGACATCCTCGGTCGCAAGAGGAACTTCATTCTGTTCGCGGTGGGCTCGTTCACCATCGTATTGCTCTACACCCAATTGCCGGTCAGTAACGGCGTGATGCTGTGGCTGGGTTTCCCGCTGGGCTTCTTTGCTTCGGGGATTTTCAGTGGCATGGGCGCGTTTCTGACCGAGCTGTTTCCGACCAGGATTCGCGGTTCGGGGCAGGGCTTTTGCTACAACATCGGTCGTGCCTTGGCGGCATTGTTCCCGCTGCTGATCGGTTTGTTGAGTCAGACGGTGCCGTTGAGCGTAGGCATCGGGGCGTTTGCGGCGGTGTCCTACGGCGTGGTGATCCTTGCGGCGTTGAGCCTGCCGGAAACCCGTGGCAAACAACTCGACGCCCAATAACAAAACGCCAGCAACTGATAATCTGCAGGCAACTGCCCCGCAGTAAAAAAAGAATATGCCTACAGGAGTGTTCACCGTGAGCCGCCTGCTATTGAACTGCGACATCGGCGAGAGTTTTGGCAACTGGACCATGGGTCTGGACGCCGAGGTCATGCCCTTCATCGATTGCGCCAACATCGCTTGCGGCTTCCACGCCGGCGACCCGAGCATCATGCGCAAGACCGTCAGCCTGGCCCTGAGCAACGGCGTACAGATCGGCGCGCACCCGGCCTATCAGGACCTGGTCGGTTTCGGCCGACGCTCCATGGCCTACGCCGCCCAGGAACTTCAGGACATCCTGCATTACCAGATCGGTGCCCTCGACGGCGTTTGCCGGGCCCAGGGCGGGCGCGTCAGTTACGTCAAACCTCATGGCGCGATGTACAACGACATGATGGCCAATCCGGCGCAATTGCGTGCCGTGCTTCAGGCCGTGGCGGCCTATGACCGGACCTTGCCGCTTATGTTGATGGCCACGCGCGACAACAGCGCCGCCCAGCGACTGGGCGATGAGTACGGCGTGACCCTGTGGTTCGAAGCCTTCGCCGATCGCGCCTACGACAGTGCCGGCATGCTGGTTTCGCGGCAGCTGCCGGGGGCGGTGCACCACGATCCCGAAAGAATTATCGAGCAGGCGCTGACCATCGCCCGTGGCGACACCCTCACCGCCAGCGACGGCAGCGCCTTGCACTTGCAGGCCAATACCCTTTGCGTCCACGGCGACAACGCCAGTTCGGTGGCAGCCGTGCGCCGGATTCGCGAAGCCCTTGATCAGCAGAGCGCACCATGAAACCGCGGGTTGAGGTGGTAGCGCTGGATTGCCTGATGGTGCGTCTCTTTGATGAAATCAGCGAAGCCAATATGCCGTGGATGCTCGCGGCCAGCGAAAACCTGCGCACTGCGTTCGCCGGGCATCTGATCGATCTGGTGCCGTCGTACACGACGTTGATGGTGCATTACGATCTGACGGCGTTGAGTCCGGCTCAGGCCCGGGAACTGATCGCCGAAGCGCTGATCGACCTGTCGCCCAACGCGAGCACCAGTGGTAAATGCCATGTGCTGCCGGTCTGGTATGACTTGAGCGTCGGACCGGAGTTGAGCCTGTTGTCGCAACGCAGCGGCTTGTCGGTGGAGGAGGTGATCCGCCGTC is drawn from Pseudomonas sp. 31-12 and contains these coding sequences:
- a CDS encoding MFS transporter; amino-acid sequence: MDTMTENDYLIAWGLYAFAALGCLLVWMRITRWMWRWLREPLRLLVAVLLFSPTIIDPVKEKVAPAIAITALDLLFKVGNNAWRAVSDLFMYGMIAFGIYLVFVLIRFPLERASNARKEQAAAAKAAARADDPDDDHPFGGAGDDRYGRPPVPSNPQRLRVEPRL
- a CDS encoding class II glutamine amidotransferase, which gives rise to MCELLGMSANVPTDIVFSFTGLMQRGGRTGPHRDGWGIAFYEGRGLRLFQDPAASCESEVANLVQRYPIKSEVVIGHIRQANVGKVCLSNTHPFVRELWGRNWCFAHNGQLADFQPIKSFYRPVGDTDSEAAFCDLLNRVRAAFPEPVEIEALLPDLVAACAEYRSKGVFNCLLSDGDWLFCYCSTKLAQITRRAPFGPARLKDVDVIVDFQAETTPNDVVTVIATEPLTENETWTRYEPGQWSLWRRGECVSQGKTE
- a CDS encoding DUF2937 family protein produces the protein MLLSYLRLVLFAAGLLIGVQVPGFISDYAKRVEAHLIEAQTGLSGFQGTANQFFKGDMQALVAHYRASEDPIFRSDAESLSTLLTRQLALDKQFQAMQGPWYIRVLQVALAADPDIRKETWNGYSYQILLTPEAMIWGMSGALLLSFGIECLFRLIDWVVLGGKRLRQSRPIEDRDVRGL
- a CDS encoding LysR family transcriptional regulator, producing the protein MNLKFLETFVWVARLKSFRLTADKLFTTQASISSRIAVLEGELGVKLFLRDSRGVSLTPEGLKVLEYAEQMMDTMQALKQSIETRSSKVGRVRIGVMDTVIHTWLSPLVAQMMDHYPLVEIELVADTALNLCDQLQKGFLDLILQTDLVRQESVRSLELASHPMGWIVASSSIYNREYSDITDLARERIITYSKNSHPHQDILGLMQANGVMTPRLNCVNSVSAITRLLRDGFGIGALPPVLVAEELARGELTLLTIDQQLPNLQVVVSWRVGVEWVEEIVALCQQVLEGYARKVGEDYISLSKPTV
- a CDS encoding MFS transporter — encoded protein: MSAPDTLDIPKATPRPGPFDWYRNINQQERRTFWSCKIGYGLDGMDTQMLSFVVPTLIAMWGITTGEAGLIHTSTLIASAIGGWVAGILSDRIGRVRTLQLTVLWFAFFTFLCGFAQNYEQLLISRTLMGFGFGGEWTAGAVLMGEVIRAKDRGKAVGMVQSGWALGWGLTAILYALLFSVLPPEDAWRALFILGIVPAIFVIFVRRLVKDPEIYREAKAKQEPGNAAKFYEIFAPGILFTTIRASVLTTGALGGYYAITSWLPTFLKNERGLSVLGTGGYLAMVIVGSYVGYVISAYLTDILGRKRNFILFAVGSFTIVLLYTQLPVSNGVMLWLGFPLGFFASGIFSGMGAFLTELFPTRIRGSGQGFCYNIGRALAALFPLLIGLLSQTVPLSVGIGAFAAVSYGVVILAALSLPETRGKQLDAQ
- a CDS encoding 5-oxoprolinase subunit PxpA, whose product is MSRLLLNCDIGESFGNWTMGLDAEVMPFIDCANIACGFHAGDPSIMRKTVSLALSNGVQIGAHPAYQDLVGFGRRSMAYAAQELQDILHYQIGALDGVCRAQGGRVSYVKPHGAMYNDMMANPAQLRAVLQAVAAYDRTLPLMLMATRDNSAAQRLGDEYGVTLWFEAFADRAYDSAGMLVSRQLPGAVHHDPERIIEQALTIARGDTLTASDGSALHLQANTLCVHGDNASSVAAVRRIREALDQQSAP
- the pxpB gene encoding 5-oxoprolinase subunit PxpB is translated as MKPRVEVVALDCLMVRLFDEISEANMPWMLAASENLRTAFAGHLIDLVPSYTTLMVHYDLTALSPAQARELIAEALIDLSPNASTSGKCHVLPVWYDLSVGPELSLLSQRSGLSVEEVIRRHSEREYQVFALGFAPGFAFMGLVEEVLAAPRLNTPRKKVAAGSVGIAERQTAAYPVVSPGGWNLIGRTPAKLFDRERDGYSLMQPGDTVRFEAVSHAEFINLGGDDTPLEAQA